A stretch of Physeter macrocephalus isolate SW-GA chromosome 1, ASM283717v5, whole genome shotgun sequence DNA encodes these proteins:
- the ZBTB20 gene encoding zinc finger and BTB domain-containing protein 20 isoform X1, with product MLERKKPKTAENQKASEENEITQPGGSSAKPGLPCLNFEAVLSPGPALIHSTHSLTNSHAHTGSSDCDISCKGMTERIHSINLHNFSNSVLETLNEQRNRGHFCDVTVRIHGSMLRAHRCVLAAGSPFFQDKLLLGYSDIEIPSVVSVQSVQKLIDFMYSGVLRVSQSEALQILTAASILQIKTVIDECTRIVSQNVGDVFPGIQDSGQDTPRGTPESGTSGQSSDTESGYLQSHPQHSVDRIYSALYACSMQNGSGERSFYSGAVVSHHETALGLPRDHHMEDPSWITRIHERSQQMERYLSTTPETTHCRKQPRPVRIQTLVGNIHIKQEMEDDYDYYGQQRVQILERNESEECTEDTDQAEGTESEPKGESFDSGVSSSIGTEPDSVEQQFGPGAARDGQAESAQPEQAAEAPAEGAPQPHQLETGASSPERSNEVELDSTVITVSNSSDKSALQQPAVNTSIGQPLPSTQLYLRQTETLTSNLRMPLTLTSNTQVIGTAGNTYLPALFTTQPAGSGPKPFLFSLPQPLAGQQTQFVTVSQPGLSTFTAQLPAPQPLAPSAGHSTASGQGEKKPYECTLCNKTFTAKQNYVKHMFVHTGEKPHQCSICWRSFSLKDYLIKHMVTHTGVRAYQCSICNKRFTQKSSLNVHMRLHRGEKSYECYICKKKFSHKTLLERHVALHSASNGTPPAGTPPGARAGPPGVVACTEGTTYVCSVCPAKFDQIEQFNDHMRMHVSDG from the exons GTGACATCAGTTGCAAGGGGATGACCGAGCGCATTCACAGCATCAACCTTCACAACTTCAGCAATTCCGTGCTCGAGACCCTCAACGAGCAGCGCAACCGTGGCCACTTCTGTGACGTGACGGTGCGCATCCACGGGAGCATGCTGCGCGCACACCGCTGCGTGCTGGCAGCCGGCAGCCCCTTCTTCCAGGACAAGCTGCTGCTGGGCTACAGCGACATTGAGATCCCGTCCGTGGTGTCGGTGCAGTCGGTGCAAAAGCTCATTGACTTCATGTACAGTGGCGTGCTGCGCGTCTCGCAGTCGGAAGCCCTGCAGATCCTGACGGCCGCCAGCATCCTGCAGATCAAAACGGTCATCGATGAGTGCACGCGCATCGTGTCGCAGAACGTGGGCGATGTGTTCCCGGGGATCCAGGACTCGGGCCAGGACACGCCACGGGGCACTCCCGAGTCGGGCACCTCGGGCCAGAGCAGCGACACCGAGTCGGGCTACCTGCAGAGCCACCCGCAGCACAGCGTGGACAGGATCTACTCGGCGCTCTATGCCTGCTCCATGCAGAATGGCAGCGGCGAGCGCTCCTTCTACAGCGGTGCGGTGGTCAGCCACCACGAGACGGCGCTCGGCCTGCCCCGCGACCACCATATGGAAGACCCCAGCTGGATCACGCGCATCCACGAGCGCTCACAGCAGATGGAGCGCTACCTGTCCACCACCCCCGAGACCACGCACTGCCGCAAACAGCCCCGGCCGGTGCGCATCCAGACCCTGGTGGGCAACATCCACATCAAGCAGGAGATGGAGGACGACTACGACTACTACGGGCAGCAAAGGGTGCAGATCCTGGAGCGCAACGAGTCCGAGGAGTGTACGGAAGACACCGACCAGGCCGAGGGCACCGAGAGTGAACCCAAGGGCGAAAGCTTCGACTCGGGCGTCAGCTCCTCCATAGGCACCGAACCCGACTCCGTGGAGCAGCAGTTCGGGCCTGGGGCGGCGCGGGACGGCCAGGCCGAATCCGCCCAACCTGAGCAGGCTGCGGAAGCCCCGGCTGAGGGCGCCCCGCAGCCGCACCAGCTAGAGACCGGTGCCTCCTCCCCGGAAAGGAGCAACGAGGTGGAGCTGGACAGCACGGTGATCACCGTAAGCAACAGCTCCGACAAGAGCGCCCTGCAGCAGCCTGCGGTCAACACGTCCATCGGGCAGCCACTGCCAAGTACCCAGCTCTACTTACGCCAGACGGAAACCCTCACCAGCAACTTGAGGATGCCTCTGACCTTAACCAGCAACACACAGGTCATTGGCACAGCCGGCAACACCTACCTGCCGGCCCTCTTCACCACCCAGCCCGCGGGCAGCGGCCCCAAGCCTTTCCTCTTCAGCCTGCCACAGCCCTTGGCAGGCCAGCAGACCCAGTTTGTGACAGTGTCCCAGCCCGGCCTGTCAACCTTTACTGCACAGCTGCCAGCGCCACAGCCCCTGGCCCCATCCGCCGGCCACAGCACAGCCAGTGGGCAGGGCGAAAAAAAGCCTTATGAGTGCACTCTCTGCAACAAGACTTTCACCGCCAAACAGAACTACGTCAAGCACATGTTCGTACACACAG GTGAGAAGCCCCACCAATGCAGCATCTGTTGGCGCTCCTTCTCCTTAAAGGATTACCTTATCAAGCACATGGTGACACACACGGGAGTGAGGGCGTACCAGTGTAGTATCTGCAACAAGCGCTTCACCCAGAAGAGTTCCCTCAACGTGCACATGCGCCTCCACCGGGGCGAGAAGTCCTATGAGTGCTACATCTGCAAAAAGAAGTTCTCCCACAAGACCCTCCTGGAGCGACACGTGGCCCTGCACAGTGCCAGCAATGGGACCCCTCCCGCAGGCACACCCCCGGGGGCCCGAGCTGGCCCCCCAGGGGTGGTGGCCTGCACGGAGGGGACCACCTACGTCTGCTCCGTCTGTCCAGCAAAGTTTGACCAAATCGAGCAGTTCAACGACCACATGAGGATGCATGTGTCTGACGGATAA